One genomic window of Mucilaginibacter sp. SJ includes the following:
- a CDS encoding glycosyltransferase family 2 protein, producing MKVSGFTFIRNAVRNDYPIVEAITSILPLCDEFIVVVGNSDDGTRGLIEGINSPGIKIIDSVWDESLREGGKVFAAETDKAFAAISPDADWCFYIQGDEAVHEKYHPLIKKEMREALNKPNIEGLLFKYLHFYGSYDYYGHSRRWYRREIRLLKNIKGIHAYRDAQGFRLEDRKINVKLIDAYIYHYGWAKPPQGLNNKVRNFNQFYHDEDWMAQNLPETYEFDYGNADRLIRFTGTHPAPMQKRIAATNWNIDFDSKKLRAGMDFRRKALQKIEDLTGWRVGEYRNYKIVER from the coding sequence ATGAAAGTATCCGGTTTTACCTTTATCAGGAACGCTGTACGTAATGATTATCCCATTGTTGAGGCCATTACATCCATATTACCGCTTTGCGATGAATTTATTGTAGTAGTAGGTAACTCCGATGATGGTACCCGGGGATTGATCGAGGGCATCAACTCGCCGGGTATAAAAATCATTGATTCGGTTTGGGATGAATCATTAAGGGAAGGCGGAAAGGTTTTCGCTGCCGAAACAGATAAGGCTTTTGCAGCTATATCGCCCGATGCCGACTGGTGTTTCTATATTCAGGGCGACGAAGCGGTGCATGAAAAATATCATCCGCTTATTAAAAAGGAAATGCGTGAAGCGTTAAATAAACCCAATATTGAAGGCTTACTGTTTAAATACCTGCATTTTTATGGCTCATATGACTATTACGGGCATTCAAGGCGCTGGTACCGCCGCGAAATTCGCTTGCTCAAAAATATTAAGGGTATCCACGCCTATCGCGACGCGCAGGGCTTCAGACTTGAGGATCGGAAGATCAACGTAAAACTAATTGATGCTTATATTTATCATTACGGTTGGGCAAAGCCGCCGCAAGGACTGAATAACAAGGTGCGTAACTTTAACCAGTTTTATCATGATGAAGACTGGATGGCACAAAACCTGCCCGAAACCTATGAGTTTGATTATGGTAATGCAGATCGCCTGATCCGCTTTACCGGCACACATCCGGCACCCATGCAAAAACGCATAGCCGCTACCAACTGGAATATCGATTTTGACTCCAAAAAACTAAGGGCTGGTATGGACTTCCGCCGTAAGGCACTGCAAAAGATTGAAGACCTTACGGGATGGCGCGTTGGTGAGTACAGGAATTATAAGATAGTGGAACGGTAG
- a CDS encoding 5-(carboxyamino)imidazole ribonucleotide synthase, with the protein MKAFYGDLKLGILGGGQLGRMLIQQAINYNVTVKILDPDREAPCRKLCDEFTVGSLGDYEMVYNFGKTVDLLTIEIEKVNVDALEQLEKEGVLVYPQSRIIRLIQDKGLQKQFFKENDIPTADFQIISSPQQLQQSLIPFPYIQKLRKDGYDGKGVYKVIDESYLAGAFKEPSLIEQWIDFEKEIAVIVARNENGEISTFPMVEMEFNPKANLVEFLIAPSTLPFAIQQKAEQIAKKIADSLKIVGLLAVEMFLDKQGRILVNELAPRPHNSGHQTIEGNVVSQFEQHLRAIFNQPLGDTACLNNAIMVNVLGEAGYEGPAIYQGIEKILKVPGVYIHLYGKALTKPFRKMGHVTIVDADREKAIEKARFVQKTLKVVS; encoded by the coding sequence ATGAAAGCATTTTACGGAGATTTAAAACTGGGTATTTTAGGCGGCGGACAATTAGGCCGTATGCTAATACAGCAAGCCATAAACTATAATGTTACTGTTAAAATTCTTGATCCCGACCGCGAAGCCCCTTGCCGTAAGCTGTGTGATGAGTTTACTGTAGGTTCATTGGGTGACTACGAAATGGTATACAATTTCGGCAAAACTGTCGACCTGCTTACCATTGAAATAGAAAAGGTAAACGTTGACGCCCTTGAACAATTGGAAAAAGAGGGCGTACTGGTTTACCCGCAGTCGCGTATTATCCGGTTGATCCAGGATAAAGGCTTGCAAAAACAATTTTTCAAAGAAAACGATATTCCCACAGCCGATTTCCAGATCATATCATCACCTCAGCAGCTTCAGCAAAGTTTAATCCCATTTCCGTATATCCAAAAATTGCGTAAAGATGGTTACGACGGCAAAGGTGTATATAAAGTAATTGACGAAAGTTACCTTGCCGGTGCCTTTAAAGAGCCAAGCCTGATTGAGCAATGGATAGATTTTGAAAAAGAGATTGCGGTAATTGTGGCCCGTAATGAAAACGGCGAGATCAGCACTTTCCCGATGGTTGAAATGGAGTTCAACCCTAAGGCAAATTTGGTGGAGTTTTTGATCGCTCCTTCTACCCTTCCATTCGCCATCCAACAAAAAGCGGAACAAATAGCCAAAAAAATTGCCGACAGCCTTAAAATAGTAGGTTTACTGGCGGTTGAAATGTTTTTAGACAAGCAAGGCCGCATCCTGGTGAATGAGCTTGCACCGCGTCCGCATAACAGTGGTCACCAAACCATTGAGGGCAATGTGGTATCACAATTTGAGCAGCATTTAAGGGCGATATTTAATCAGCCTTTGGGCGATACAGCCTGCCTTAACAACGCCATTATGGTGAACGTTTTAGGTGAGGCCGGTTATGAAGGTCCCGCTATTTACCAGGGTATCGAAAAAATATTGAAAGTACCGGGGGTATATATTCATCTTTACGGCAAAGCTTTAACTAAACCATTTAGGAAGATGGGGCACGTTACTATTGTAGATGCCGATAGAGAAAAGGCGATTGAAAAGGCAAGATTTGTTCAGAAAACTTTGAAGGTAGTTAGTTAG
- a CDS encoding four helix bundle protein: protein MAFRFEDLQVWQKAMDLDEQINQLTKTFPKEEIYILTSQIKRAADSVVLNIAEGSTGQSKAVFKIFLGYSLRSAIEVVSCLFIAKRRNYIKEENFKVLYNDYEVLVKMITALKNSI from the coding sequence ATGGCATTTAGGTTTGAGGATCTTCAGGTTTGGCAGAAGGCCATGGATTTGGACGAACAAATAAATCAGCTAACAAAAACATTTCCCAAAGAAGAAATTTATATTTTAACATCACAGATAAAACGCGCAGCTGATTCCGTTGTTCTGAATATAGCTGAAGGATCAACCGGGCAAAGCAAAGCAGTTTTTAAGATATTTTTAGGTTATTCCTTAAGATCTGCTATTGAAGTAGTGAGTTGCCTATTCATTGCCAAAAGAAGAAATTATATTAAAGAAGAAAATTTTAAAGTTCTATATAACGATTATGAAGTATTGGTAAAAATGATAACCGCGCTAAAAAACTCCATCTAA
- the purE gene encoding 5-(carboxyamino)imidazole ribonucleotide mutase has protein sequence MNYEPSTMNNNNPKVAIIMGSKSDLNVMQDAADVLAELGVDYEITVVSAHRTPDRMFSYARAAADRGIKVIIAGAGGAAHLPGMVASLTHLPVIGVPVKSSNSIDGWDSILSILQMPNGIPVATVALNAAKNAGILAAQILSTGDEYLVKNLIDFKENLKKKVEESAREMEGEE, from the coding sequence ATGAACTATGAACCATCAACTATGAACAACAATAATCCAAAAGTCGCCATTATAATGGGCAGCAAATCCGATTTAAATGTAATGCAGGATGCCGCTGATGTTTTAGCCGAATTAGGCGTTGATTACGAAATAACCGTAGTATCGGCCCACCGCACACCCGATAGGATGTTCAGCTACGCCCGTGCCGCTGCCGATCGCGGTATAAAAGTGATCATCGCCGGAGCCGGCGGTGCAGCCCACCTGCCGGGTATGGTAGCCTCATTAACCCACCTGCCGGTAATTGGTGTACCTGTAAAATCAAGCAACTCTATCGACGGCTGGGATTCCATCCTATCCATATTACAAATGCCAAACGGCATCCCGGTAGCCACTGTAGCTTTAAACGCTGCAAAAAACGCGGGGATCCTCGCTGCGCAGATCCTGTCAACAGGAGATGAGTACCTGGTGAAAAACCTTATCGATTTTAAAGAAAACCTTAAAAAGAAAGTTGAAGAGTCGGCAAGGGAAATGGAAGGGGAAGAATAG
- a CDS encoding YqgE/AlgH family protein, which translates to MLSPIAAAAGHLLISEPFMMDPNFRRSVIILTEYSEEGAMGFILNHQSEYLLGDVLPDVSYSEMPVYEGGPVAKNTLHFIHCAPDKIEGGIEIADGLYWGGDFEQVKYLVSNYQLSTEEIKFFAGYSGWTPQQLDEEIKDDSWIVTDKFDIETLFTLDEQNLWRQVVISLGQRYAHIANFPENPALN; encoded by the coding sequence ATGCTTAGTCCAATAGCGGCCGCGGCAGGCCATTTACTCATTTCGGAACCGTTTATGATGGATCCGAATTTCAGGAGGTCCGTAATCATTTTAACAGAATACTCTGAAGAAGGAGCTATGGGCTTTATCCTGAACCATCAAAGCGAGTATTTATTGGGCGATGTACTGCCTGATGTATCATACTCCGAAATGCCTGTTTACGAAGGCGGCCCTGTAGCAAAAAATACATTGCATTTTATCCATTGTGCCCCGGACAAAATAGAAGGCGGCATTGAAATAGCCGATGGCCTTTACTGGGGCGGTGATTTTGAGCAGGTGAAATATTTAGTATCCAATTACCAGTTAAGCACCGAAGAAATTAAATTTTTTGCCGGATACTCCGGTTGGACACCGCAACAGCTTGATGAAGAAATAAAAGATGATAGCTGGATAGTAACAGATAAATTTGATATAGAAACACTGTTCACCCTTGATGAACAAAATCTTTGGCGCCAGGTGGTGATCAGCCTCGGCCAGCGCTACGCCCACATTGCTAATTTTCCTGAAAATCCGGCGTTGAATTAG
- the pdxH gene encoding pyridoxamine 5'-phosphate oxidase: MNQQEIQNLRQDYSASTLSENSTKGDPIKQFEQWFNEALEAKLHEPNAMTLSTATVTGKPSARIVLLKGFHTGGFIFFTNYLSRKGKEIAKNPQGALTFFWGGLERQVRIEGTIEKVSKEESEKYFHSRPKGSQVGAIVSPQSQEIESRDALEQKWNQLEAEYADKEVPKPSYWGGYILNPQLVEFWQGRPSRMHDRILYKKTDKKTWKKVRLAP; this comes from the coding sequence ATGAATCAGCAGGAAATACAAAATTTAAGGCAGGACTATAGTGCCTCTACGCTATCAGAAAACAGCACTAAGGGCGATCCTATTAAACAGTTTGAACAATGGTTTAACGAAGCTTTGGAGGCAAAATTGCATGAACCCAACGCCATGACGCTTTCAACTGCCACCGTAACCGGTAAACCTTCGGCACGTATCGTACTTTTAAAAGGCTTTCATACAGGCGGTTTTATATTCTTTACCAACTACTTAAGCCGCAAAGGCAAAGAGATAGCCAAAAACCCCCAGGGCGCGTTAACATTTTTTTGGGGCGGCCTTGAGCGCCAGGTACGTATTGAAGGTACTATCGAAAAGGTAAGCAAGGAAGAATCTGAAAAATATTTCCATTCGCGGCCTAAAGGGAGCCAGGTTGGCGCGATAGTATCGCCCCAAAGCCAGGAAATTGAAAGCCGCGATGCATTGGAGCAAAAATGGAACCAACTGGAAGCCGAATACGCTGATAAGGAAGTGCCTAAACCATCATATTGGGGTGGATATATCTTAAACCCGCAATTGGTTGAGTTTTGGCAAGGCCGGCCAAGCCGCATGCACGACCGCATCCTGTATAAAAAAACCGATAAAAAAACCTGGAAAAAAGTACGCCTTGCACCATGA
- a CDS encoding NADH-quinone oxidoreductase subunit C has product MSFDDIKNLLTEKLGDTVITGEETGGLQPALLINPDDITAVCLELRNNPKTYFDFLSSLSGVHYNDETNRYGVVYHLASIPYKTQLTLKISKGHPKESAELPEFKSVSSVYRTADWHEREAYDMLGIYFEGHPDLRRILLPDDWEGFPLRKDYRNAEFYKGIRID; this is encoded by the coding sequence ATGAGTTTTGATGATATTAAAAACCTGCTCACCGAAAAACTTGGTGATACCGTAATTACCGGCGAAGAAACAGGCGGCCTGCAACCCGCCTTGTTAATTAACCCTGATGATATTACAGCTGTGTGCCTGGAGTTGCGGAACAATCCTAAAACTTATTTCGATTTTTTGTCGAGCCTGAGCGGTGTGCATTATAATGACGAAACAAACCGCTATGGCGTGGTTTATCACCTGGCATCAATCCCTTATAAAACACAACTTACTTTAAAAATAAGCAAAGGCCATCCAAAAGAAAGCGCTGAACTGCCCGAATTTAAAAGCGTAAGCTCTGTTTACCGCACTGCCGATTGGCATGAGCGCGAAGCCTATGACATGCTGGGGATCTACTTTGAAGGGCACCCTGATCTTCGCCGGATTTTACTGCCCGACGATTGGGAAGGTTTCCCTTTACGGAAAGATTACCGGAACGCCGAATTTTATAAAGGCATCAGGATAGATTAA
- a CDS encoding NADH-quinone oxidoreductase subunit D has translation MVLNVGPQHPSTHGVLRLELITDGEIVKEVIPHIGYLHRCFEKHAESLTYQQTIPFTDRMDYLASMNNSHAFVMGVERMMGIDKEIPKRVEYIRVLVCELNRIASHLIAIGTYGIDIGAFTPFLWCFRDREHIMGMLEWASGSRMLYNYIWVGGLFYDLPVGFEERCRDFVEYFKPKMVELNQLLTDNQVFISRTANVGVLPLDVAINYGCSGPMLRASGLKWDLRRIDNYSAYPEIDFEIPIGQGLMGKVGDCWDRYKVRVDEIEQSLRIVEQCLDRLQKELKRTPDFDPRAKMPRKTIPKAQDYYVRCEGAKGELGFYFITDGKSEIPTRVKSRGPSFNNLSVLPELSKGVLIADLIAIVGSIDFVLGEVDR, from the coding sequence ATGGTACTTAATGTTGGTCCGCAACACCCCTCAACTCACGGGGTTTTGCGCCTGGAATTAATTACCGATGGCGAGATAGTAAAAGAGGTGATCCCCCATATCGGTTACCTGCACCGCTGCTTTGAAAAACATGCCGAATCATTAACTTACCAGCAAACCATCCCTTTTACCGACAGGATGGATTACCTGGCTTCGATGAACAACAGCCACGCCTTTGTAATGGGTGTTGAACGGATGATGGGTATTGACAAGGAGATCCCTAAACGTGTTGAATACATCCGCGTGCTGGTTTGCGAGCTAAACCGCATAGCATCGCACCTGATCGCCATTGGCACTTACGGCATTGACATAGGCGCCTTTACCCCCTTCCTGTGGTGTTTCAGGGACAGGGAGCATATTATGGGGATGCTGGAGTGGGCATCGGGCTCACGTATGCTATACAATTACATTTGGGTAGGCGGTTTATTTTACGACCTGCCGGTTGGTTTTGAAGAACGTTGCCGGGATTTTGTGGAGTATTTTAAACCTAAAATGGTTGAGCTAAACCAATTGCTTACCGACAACCAGGTATTTATTTCGCGCACAGCCAATGTGGGCGTTTTGCCGCTTGATGTAGCTATTAACTATGGCTGCTCGGGCCCAATGTTACGCGCATCGGGCTTAAAATGGGATTTGCGGCGGATTGATAATTATTCGGCCTACCCTGAAATTGATTTTGAAATCCCGATTGGCCAGGGCCTGATGGGCAAAGTTGGCGATTGCTGGGACAGGTACAAGGTACGCGTTGATGAAATTGAGCAATCATTAAGAATAGTTGAACAATGCCTTGACCGTTTGCAGAAAGAATTGAAACGCACACCTGATTTTGATCCCCGTGCTAAAATGCCCCGCAAAACTATTCCTAAAGCACAGGATTATTATGTACGCTGCGAAGGCGCCAAAGGCGAGCTTGGCTTTTATTTTATTACCGACGGCAAATCAGAGATCCCAACCCGTGTAAAATCCCGCGGACCAAGCTTTAATAATCTTTCGGTACTGCCGGAGTTATCCAAGGGTGTATTAATTGCCGACCTGATAGCGATAGTAGGTTCTATCGACTTTGTTTTGGGCGAAGTGGACAGGTAA
- a CDS encoding S1C family serine protease, whose product MSDNQLTEFIERYLDGSMTAEERVQFELLRKNDAAVESKVTEHIKFIGLLKQYGERLELENRLNAIHDEIDVHALKEEVMIHPVWIVRMWRNHHSKISVAASIAIFGVLTILILTGKLNNDKSKYQQLSEKINNMEKTVAQIGHGRTPVKPKAATPPANFRGTGFALTSNGYLATDYHVIKNADSVYVQNAAGESFHAKVIYTEPQYDLAILQINDPSFKNLGPIPYNLKRAEGDLGESVYTLGYPADNMVYGGGYLASAANYSGDTTEYVISVPVNPGNSGGPLLDEKGNVIGVITARQTQVAGAYFAKKSTYLLKAIQNIPTDSLSKTLNLNTKNKLAGLSRTQQSSKLKNYVFMVKVYNQ is encoded by the coding sequence ATGAGTGATAACCAACTAACTGAATTTATTGAACGGTACCTCGACGGTAGCATGACCGCCGAAGAACGTGTTCAATTTGAACTGCTCCGCAAAAACGACGCGGCTGTTGAAAGTAAAGTTACCGAACACATTAAATTTATAGGCTTATTGAAGCAATACGGCGAACGCCTTGAGCTTGAAAACCGCTTAAACGCCATTCACGATGAAATTGATGTTCATGCACTGAAGGAAGAAGTAATGATCCATCCGGTATGGATTGTACGTATGTGGCGTAATCATCATTCAAAAATATCGGTTGCCGCTTCAATTGCAATCTTTGGTGTTTTAACTATCCTTATCCTGACAGGCAAGCTGAATAATGATAAATCAAAATATCAGCAGTTGAGCGAAAAGATCAACAACATGGAGAAAACCGTTGCTCAGATAGGCCATGGACGTACTCCGGTAAAACCCAAAGCAGCTACGCCACCAGCCAATTTCAGGGGTACCGGTTTTGCACTTACATCAAATGGTTACCTGGCCACAGATTACCATGTGATCAAAAATGCTGATTCGGTTTATGTGCAGAATGCCGCGGGCGAATCATTTCATGCTAAGGTTATTTATACCGAGCCACAGTATGATCTGGCTATTTTACAGATCAATGATCCATCATTTAAAAATCTTGGCCCTATACCCTATAATCTGAAAAGGGCGGAAGGCGATCTTGGAGAGAGCGTATACACACTCGGTTACCCGGCCGATAATATGGTTTATGGGGGAGGTTATTTAGCATCAGCAGCAAATTATTCGGGCGATACTACCGAATATGTAATTTCTGTTCCGGTAAACCCTGGTAATTCAGGGGGACCCTTACTTGACGAAAAAGGAAACGTGATAGGTGTGATTACCGCACGGCAAACCCAGGTTGCAGGTGCATATTTTGCAAAAAAATCAACTTACCTGTTAAAGGCGATACAAAATATTCCAACGGATTCGTTGTCGAAAACGCTCAATTTGAACACAAAGAATAAGTTAGCTGGATTGAGCCGTACTCAGCAAAGTAGCAAGCTCAAAAACTATGTATTTATGGTTAAAGTGTATAACCAGTAA
- a CDS encoding RNA polymerase sigma factor, with amino-acid sequence MNKDLKASAPTDSEIVLGILNNSEVVLKRLYTTYFPMILQLIINNNGDEDDAKDIYQEAIIVLYNKIKAGDFELNSKLKTYIYSVCRRLWLKRLSQMNRYGGDIRDFEEHLPVEEEIDNHNDRDIQFGKMESALQLLGEPCKTIMEDFYIKNRSMQEICERFGYTNADNAKTQKYKCLQRLKKLFFQQK; translated from the coding sequence GTGAATAAAGACTTAAAAGCTTCGGCTCCAACAGATAGTGAAATAGTTCTTGGGATACTTAATAATTCGGAGGTAGTGCTGAAAAGGCTCTATACAACCTACTTCCCGATGATATTACAGTTGATCATCAACAACAATGGCGATGAGGATGACGCGAAGGATATTTACCAGGAAGCCATTATCGTTCTTTACAATAAGATTAAAGCGGGTGATTTTGAGCTGAACAGTAAGCTTAAAACATATATATATTCAGTTTGCCGGCGGCTTTGGCTTAAAAGGCTGAGCCAAATGAACCGATATGGCGGTGATATCAGGGATTTTGAAGAACACCTGCCCGTTGAAGAAGAAATTGACAACCATAACGACAGGGATATCCAGTTTGGTAAAATGGAGAGTGCGCTCCAGTTATTAGGTGAACCCTGTAAAACCATTATGGAAGATTTTTATATAAAAAACAGATCAATGCAGGAGATCTGTGAGCGGTTTGGTTACACCAATGCGGATAATGCCAAAACGCAAAAGTACAAATGCCTGCAAAGGCTGAAGAAATTATTTTTTCAGCAGAAATAA
- a CDS encoding PA2169 family four-helix-bundle protein, whose product MENTQATVQILNDLIQINNDRIEGYQRASKDLKDGDTDLKSLFTRFIGQSQGYRLALGTEVSAFGKDIETGTTTSGKIHRAWLDVKAAFTGHDTHNVLEECEFGEDAILKAYRTALEDENLPAYLRETISQQESELLDAHDEIKALRDTVH is encoded by the coding sequence ATGGAAAATACACAAGCAACAGTACAGATTTTAAATGATCTGATACAGATCAACAATGACAGGATTGAGGGCTATCAACGCGCCTCAAAAGATTTGAAGGATGGTGACACCGATCTGAAATCGCTTTTCACAAGATTTATTGGCCAAAGCCAGGGTTACAGACTTGCTTTGGGTACAGAGGTTAGTGCTTTTGGAAAAGACATTGAAACCGGTACAACCACCAGCGGCAAAATACACAGGGCCTGGCTTGACGTTAAAGCCGCGTTTACCGGGCATGATACCCATAATGTACTGGAGGAATGCGAATTTGGTGAAGATGCCATTTTAAAAGCATACCGTACCGCGCTTGAAGATGAAAATTTACCAGCCTACCTGCGCGAAACGATCAGTCAACAGGAAAGTGAGCTGCTTGATGCTCATGACGAGATTAAAGCCCTGCGTGATACTGTTCACTAA
- a CDS encoding ATP-binding cassette domain-containing protein, which yields MTNALLSINKATVRFLNTTLFTGLSFSIKKGESWALIGESGSGKSALLQTIAGRFNITGGEIDYHFWNDYSKFFRAGDIATPHKLIALVEPKHHFRNLSNTTDFYYQQRYNSSDSEDALTVADYLNTIPHFPGTHTSWTFERVVSLLRLEPLLNKQIIKLSNGETKRLMLAAALLKNPVLLMLDSPLTGLDVKTREEFNGIIEQIMASGVNMIMATSIHEIPTAITHVAVLSKGVIIHESQKQDFKAELFEQDKSDTIDTNELNALLNIDKNPATYNHIVKVDKVHIQYGDKVVLDDVNWQINPGEHWALLGPNGAGKSTLLSLINGDNPQAYANNIILFDKKRGTGESIWDIKKKIGFVSPELHQYFPTDNSCLQVIESGYYDTLGLFRPSNKDRAEIALRWMKALEIEKYARVLLKNIPASAQRLCLLARALIKNPALLIFDEPCQGMDDHQQLHFKNLVDTICSLGNVTLIYVTHYQHEIPNSVDKVLRLDKGKVVF from the coding sequence ATGACAAATGCACTTCTATCAATAAATAAAGCGACTGTACGTTTTTTAAACACAACATTATTTACCGGCTTAAGCTTTAGTATAAAAAAAGGCGAAAGCTGGGCCCTTATCGGCGAAAGCGGATCGGGTAAAAGTGCCCTGCTACAAACCATAGCCGGGCGTTTTAATATCACAGGCGGTGAAATAGATTATCATTTCTGGAATGATTACTCCAAATTTTTCAGAGCCGGTGATATTGCCACGCCACATAAGCTTATAGCCCTGGTTGAGCCTAAACATCATTTCCGCAATCTTTCAAACACCACTGATTTCTACTACCAGCAACGCTATAATTCTTCCGATTCGGAAGATGCGCTTACCGTTGCAGATTATCTTAATACGATACCACATTTTCCAGGCACCCATACATCCTGGACATTTGAAAGAGTAGTTTCATTATTACGGCTCGAACCACTGCTCAATAAACAGATCATTAAACTATCAAACGGCGAAACCAAACGCCTGATGCTGGCAGCCGCCCTGCTTAAAAATCCGGTACTATTAATGCTCGACAGCCCCCTAACCGGCCTGGATGTAAAAACCCGCGAAGAATTTAATGGTATTATTGAGCAAATCATGGCATCAGGTGTTAACATGATAATGGCCACCTCTATCCATGAAATCCCAACAGCTATTACCCATGTGGCCGTGTTAAGCAAAGGGGTTATTATACACGAAAGTCAAAAACAGGATTTTAAAGCAGAACTTTTTGAGCAGGATAAAAGCGATACGATTGATACCAATGAATTGAATGCCTTACTCAACATCGATAAAAACCCTGCCACTTATAACCACATTGTAAAAGTGGATAAGGTACACATTCAATATGGCGATAAGGTGGTGCTGGATGATGTAAACTGGCAGATTAACCCTGGAGAACATTGGGCTTTGCTGGGTCCTAACGGGGCCGGCAAGTCAACGTTGCTAAGCTTAATCAACGGAGATAATCCGCAGGCCTATGCTAACAACATTATTTTATTTGATAAAAAACGCGGGACAGGCGAAAGCATCTGGGACATCAAAAAAAAGATCGGCTTCGTATCGCCCGAGCTGCACCAGTATTTCCCTACCGATAACAGCTGTTTGCAGGTAATCGAGTCGGGTTATTACGATACCCTCGGCTTATTCAGGCCAAGCAATAAAGACCGTGCAGAAATTGCTTTACGGTGGATGAAGGCTTTGGAAATTGAAAAGTACGCCCGTGTATTACTCAAAAACATCCCGGCAAGTGCGCAACGCCTCTGTCTGCTGGCCCGGGCACTCATTAAAAACCCGGCACTGCTTATTTTTGATGAACCCTGCCAGGGAATGGACGATCATCAGCAACTCCACTTTAAAAACCTGGTTGATACCATTTGCAGCCTGGGTAATGTTACGCTTATTTATGTTACCCACTATCAGCATGAAATACCCAACAGTGTTGACAAGGTTTTGAGGTTGGATAAGGGAAAGGTAGTTTTTTAA
- the mqnC gene encoding cyclic dehypoxanthinyl futalosine synthase yields the protein MNTADLLQRALRFDFLTLEEGVYLYNNASTAELMYTANELRKIQVPHGKVTWQIDRNVNTTNVCIANCKFCNFFRRPGHEESYITDIETYKKKIEETFRYGGDQLLLQGGHHPDLGLKFYTDLFRELKQLYPKLKLHSLGPPEIAHVAKLESMPHIEVLRAMKEAGLDSLPGAGAEILNDRVRRLISKGKCGGKEWLDVMRAAHQLNLPTSATMMFGHIETIEERFEHLVWIREVQAEKPEGNYGFIAFIPWPFQDDGTLLRKVRGITNNVTGDEYIRMIALSRIMLPNIKNIQASWLTVGKQVAQLCLHAGANDFGSIMIEENVVSAAGAPHRFTAKGIQESIKEAGFEPQLRTQRYEWREIPVEIEEQVINY from the coding sequence ATGAATACAGCCGATCTGTTGCAGCGCGCGTTGCGGTTTGATTTTTTAACGCTTGAAGAAGGCGTTTACCTGTATAACAACGCCTCTACTGCCGAGTTGATGTACACCGCCAATGAGCTTCGTAAAATACAGGTTCCGCATGGCAAGGTTACCTGGCAAATTGACCGTAATGTTAACACTACCAATGTTTGTATAGCCAATTGCAAGTTTTGTAATTTCTTTCGCCGCCCCGGTCATGAGGAAAGTTATATTACTGATATTGAAACTTATAAAAAGAAGATCGAGGAAACATTTCGGTACGGCGGCGATCAACTGCTGTTACAGGGCGGGCATCACCCCGATCTTGGCTTAAAATTTTATACCGACCTGTTTCGCGAACTGAAACAGCTTTATCCGAAATTAAAATTGCATTCATTAGGTCCGCCGGAAATTGCACACGTTGCCAAATTGGAGAGCATGCCGCATATTGAGGTACTAAGAGCAATGAAGGAAGCAGGCCTGGATTCATTACCGGGTGCCGGTGCCGAGATCCTGAACGACCGCGTGCGCCGCCTGATATCAAAAGGCAAATGCGGCGGTAAGGAATGGCTTGATGTAATGCGTGCCGCTCACCAGCTTAACCTGCCAACATCCGCTACGATGATGTTTGGCCATATTGAAACTATTGAAGAGCGCTTTGAGCATTTGGTTTGGATCCGCGAAGTACAGGCCGAAAAACCTGAAGGTAACTATGGTTTTATAGCATTTATCCCCTGGCCTTTCCAGGATGATGGTACCCTCTTACGTAAAGTACGCGGTATCACCAATAATGTAACCGGCGATGAATATATCCGCATGATTGCATTGAGCCGTATCATGCTGCCCAACATTAAAAATATCCAGGCTTCGTGGCTTACTGTTGGTAAGCAGGTTGCTCAGCTGTGCCTACATGCAGGTGCAAACGATTTTGGCTCTATCATGATTGAAGAAAACGTTGTATCCGCAGCCGGTGCACCTCACAGGTTTACGGCTAAAGGTATCCAGGAATCCATAAAAGAAGCCGGCTTTGAGCCCCAGCTTCGTACCCAGAGATACGAGTGGCGCGAAATCCCCGTTGAAATTGAAGAACAGGTTATAAATTACTAA